One window of the Pseudomonas lurida genome contains the following:
- a CDS encoding ligase-associated DNA damage response exonuclease encodes MDLVIARPEGLYCPAGDFYIDPWRPVARSVITHAHGDHARTGNQHYLAAAPGEGILRSRLGQDINLQTQAYGERLVHHGVTLSFHPAGHVLGSAQVRLEYQGEVWVASGDYKVEPDGTCAPFEPVRCHTFITESTFGLPIYRWQPQAQIFAGINDWWQANIAAGKASVLFCYSFGKAQRILHGIDASIGPILSHGAVEPLNRVYREAGIYIPETLYAGDFKKTDPLLRQALIIAPPSAGGSTWIKRFGDYSDAFASGWMRLRGTRRRRGVDRGFVLSDHADWPGLLWAIEQTGAERVMVTHGSVGVLVRHLREKGLDAQGFTTEYGDDEEEASA; translated from the coding sequence ATGGACCTTGTCATCGCCCGCCCCGAAGGCCTCTACTGCCCCGCCGGAGATTTCTACATCGACCCCTGGCGGCCGGTGGCGCGTTCGGTCATCACCCATGCCCACGGCGACCACGCCCGCACGGGCAACCAGCACTACCTGGCGGCCGCCCCCGGTGAAGGCATCCTGCGTTCACGCCTGGGCCAGGACATCAACCTGCAGACCCAGGCCTACGGCGAGCGACTGGTCCACCACGGCGTCACCTTGAGTTTTCACCCGGCCGGGCATGTGCTCGGCTCGGCCCAAGTGCGCCTGGAATACCAGGGCGAAGTCTGGGTCGCGTCCGGTGACTACAAGGTCGAGCCCGACGGCACCTGCGCCCCCTTCGAGCCGGTGCGTTGCCACACTTTTATCACCGAATCCACCTTCGGCCTGCCGATCTACCGCTGGCAGCCCCAGGCGCAGATCTTCGCCGGGATCAACGATTGGTGGCAGGCGAATATCGCCGCCGGCAAGGCCAGCGTGTTGTTCTGTTACTCATTCGGCAAGGCCCAGCGCATCTTGCATGGCATCGACGCCAGCATCGGCCCGATCCTCAGCCACGGCGCGGTCGAGCCGTTGAACCGGGTGTACCGCGAGGCCGGCATCTATATCCCTGAGACGCTCTACGCCGGTGACTTCAAGAAGACCGACCCGCTGTTGCGCCAGGCCCTGATCATCGCCCCGCCCTCTGCCGGCGGCAGCACTTGGATCAAGCGCTTCGGCGACTACAGCGACGCCTTCGCCAGCGGCTGGATGCGCCTGCGCGGCACCCGCCGGCGACGCGGCGTCGACCGTGGCTTCGTGCTGTCGGACCATGCCGATTGGCCCGGCCTGTTGTGGGCCATCGAGCAAACCGGCGCTGAACGGGTGATGGTCACCCACGGTTCTGTCGGCGTGCTGGTGCGCCATCTGCGGGAAAAAGGCCTGGATGCCCAGGGTTTCACCACTGAATACGGTGACGACGAAGAGGAGGCCAGCGCATGA